The nucleotide window ATTGTACTTATTCTAGAATACATCTTAGTTCGTGGTGTTATCTCAGGTTCATACTCTTGATTCATACAAATCAGAACTAATAATCAGCTTATAAACTTTTTGTAAAACCACCACTACAGAATCCTAAACATCTTTCGAAAGCCTTAAATAAACACCAAAATCCTAAGAAAACATGAAAACAAGAAGAAAAAAACTAGAAGCAAACATATGGAAATTCTATTTATACAGAATATTTGCCAGCATCTTCTTCGCAATGCCAATCTTTGTTCTATACTACCAGGATAATGGATTAAGCATGACACAAGTCATGATTCTACAATCAATTTACACAGCAATAAGCATGGTAACAGTAATATTATTTGGAATCATAGCAGATTATATTGGAAGAAAAAAAGTTTTAGTAGCAAGCACAATCATCTACATACTTACATGGGTCTTGTTTGCAATGAGCCATAATTTCAAACAATTTTTACTGGCAGAAATAGCAGCAGCCTTATCCGCTTCAATGTGGGTAGCAAGTGGAACAGCTTTTTTCTATGATAATCTAAGGGAATTAAAAAGAGAAAAAAAATTCAAAAAACTTTATGGAAATGTAATTAGCATAAACTATCTAATGTGGGGAATTTCAGCTCTAATCGGAGGATATATGGCTGTCAAAAGCCTAAGGTTTCCTTATTGGGCAACCACAATTACAGCATTTATAGCTTTACTGGTTTCATTTACACTAACAGAAACAAAAAAATACAAACACGCAGACACACATTACTTAACACATTTAAAACAAGCTGCACAATTTGCAATAAAACACCCAAAAGTAAGATTATTCATACTCTACTCCTCAATAATTTTCTCAATGGGTTTTATCTGCTACATGTTTTACCAGCCCTATTTCAATCAAATAAAAATAAATCTAGTATATTTTGGATGGATATATCTCTTAATGAATCTGGCAGCAGCATTTGGCTCTAAATCAGCTCATAAAATAGAAAAATACTTAGGAGAAAAAAAGATACTATTAATCATACTTTTAATCATGATTATCTCCTTTTTTGGAATATCAAAAGAATTAATAATCCTGGGAGCAATATTCCCAATACTATTATCTTTTAATTCAGGAATATTTGAACCAGTTATATCAGACTATATGAATAAACACATCGATTCTCATCACAGATCTACTGTTTTATCACTAGGGTTTGTTGTAACCCAGATGATGTCAACAGTCCTGGCACCTTTTTTTGGCTGGATAGTCGATTTCTGGAGTCTAGAAACAGCTTTCCTAACAGCAACAATAATACTAATCATAAACTTAGTAATTCTAATAGGATTATTCATAATTAGCAAAAAGAAATAATTACTTTCTTATAATTTTAAGAACTTCTTTTGTCTTCTTCTTCATCAATCTTTTTGTTTTAGCCTCTAAATTAAGCCTTAACAAAGGTTCTGTATTTGACGGTCTAACATTAAACCACCAATCATCAAACTCAACCATCACACCATCTAACTTAGATATCTTGCCATCTCTATACTTTTTCTCAAGCTCTTCCATTTTTGCCTTTTTATCACTAACCTCTGAATTTATTTCACCGCTCTGAAAATACCTTTGCAATGGCTTAACTAATTCAGACAAAGGCATATGTTCTCTTTCAATTAACTGTGCAATCTTAACCAGAGTAAAAATAGTGCTTTCAGTAAAAAAATGATCTCTGTAATAATAATGACCAGACAATTCACCACCAAAAGCAATATTATCCTGTCTCATACTCCCTTTGATAAAAGAATGACCAACTCTATGTATGACAGGCTTATTCCTGTTCTCAGCAATAGCCTCTTTAACAGCCCATGTTGATCTTAAATCATAAAGAATACTCTCATGATTAAATGTTTTTGATATCAAAGCAGTTATTATATCACCACCAATCACATGACCTTTTGCATCAACAAAACCAATTCTATCACCATCACCATCAAACATAGCACCAAAATCTGCCTTATTCTTTTTAACAGCTTTTACAAGTTGTTTATACATCTCGTGCTTTAAAGGATTTGCTTCATGATTTGGAAAATTCCCATCTAATTCTTTATTAACATAAACAATATCTACATCTAAATTCTCAAAAACCTTTGGAACAGTTAATCCACCCATTCCATTGCTTGTATCCACAACAATTTTTAGTTTAGGCATTTCTTGCACTACATTTAATATAAAATGAATATACTCTTTCATAATATCTCTCTCAATTATCTCGCCAAAACGCAGTGGATTTTCAAACTCATTAGAAATTACAGCCATCTCAATCTGACCAATTCCTTCATTATATGTTAATGGAATAGCTTTCTCTTTAGTAAACTTAAATCCATTATACTCACTAGGATTATGAGAAGCAGTTACCATGACTCCGCCATCTGCCTTAAGAAAATTCACAGCAAAATAAAACATTGGTGTAGAACATAAACCAATATCAATAACATCTCCGCCCTGCTCATTAATTCCTTTAGCAACCGAATCAAATAAAGGATTAGAACTCGAACGCATATCTCTTCCAACAACAATCTTGGGCTTTCCAATAAACTCAACCAACCCTCTGCCTATCTTATAAGCAACATCCTCTGTAAGATCCTTGCCATAGACACCTCTTATGTCATATGCCTTAAAAATATCCTTTAACATCCTCTTTTATTAAAGTTCTTTTTCAGCTTTTTTATATTTTTCTATATCATCTGTTGGAAACCAATATCCTTGATGTGAAAAAGCATAAACACTGCCGTACTTTCCGCAAAATTTCTCAAAACAATCACGCTCAATAGAAGATTTTCCAGAAGGCAAAATTTCTAATGATTCTGGCTCCATTACATAACCACCGGCATTATTAAGATTAGAAGGCGCTTCTTCCTTAGTTGGTTTTTCTATGAAATTTATTATCCTGCTATCATCAAGCTCTGCAATCCCATACCTGGTAACATCTTCAACAGGATACAAGGTCATAGTTATTCTTGCCTCTTTCTTCTTATGAGCTTTCAGAATAGCTGTCCAGTCAAAATCAGCAATATTATCACCATTAATAGCAATAAATGTCTTCTTAATATTTTTAGAGGCCTTTTTTATAGCACCGCCAGTACCTAAAGGATCATCTTCTACACAATAAGATATCTTTACCCCAAACTTGCTTCCATCACCAAAATACTCTTTTATCTTATCAGCTCTATAACCAACAGACAAAACAATATTCTTTATTCCGTGCTTTTTGAAATTTTCAATAGCATGCTGAACAATTGGTTTTCCTTTTACTGAAAGCAAAGGCTTCGGAATATTATCTGTTAAAGGTCTTAATCTTTCTCCTAATCCCCCTGCTAATATTATTGCCTTCATATATACCCTTCACTCACACCACCCTTTTTAAAGTTTGTGAAATAATCAATCCAATACTTCACCAACCAAATAGTGCTTTGTAATATCAATAATTTGAACCCTGACTTTATTACCTAATTTAAATTCACCTTCTATAACAATCGGTTTATATGCAAAATTTCTTCCCATAAAAGTACCTTTCTTGCCCTTTTCATCAATCAACACACTACCCCCCCATTTTGACCATTTCTTATTTACACTAAAACCAACCCAGTCAAACACACTTGTCAATAATCTGCTTCTGTTTTTAATATCTTCTCCAGATAATTGCTCCATTTTAGCAGCATCTGTTCCAGGCCGAGGATTGAATCTTGAAATATTAATAACATCCGGCTTTATCTCTTCAACCAAATTCAAAGAATCCTGAAACTGCTCTTTTGTCTCTGTAGGAAAACCAACAATAATATCAGTTGAGATAGTAATATGCTCAAAACTCTCCCTAAATCTGTTAACAATTTTCTTGAAATCCCCAACAAAATACTTTCTTTTCATTAACTGCAGAATCTCATTATTCCCAGACTGAACAGGGATATGAATAAACTTGAATATTTTTGGATTTTTATAAACCTCAATAAGATCATCTAACATCCTAATAACATGATCAGGATTCATCATTCCAACACGAATCATAAAACCCCTATCAATCTTAACAATCTCTTTTAATAATTCAACCAAACTTGAATTAATATCCTTTCCATAAGCTCCTGTATCCTGAGATGTTAACCAAATCTCTTTGCATCCGTCATTTAAAGCAGTATTAATCTCTTTGATTATCATCTCAATTGGATAAGACTTCAAATCACCTTTGATTAATTTAACAGAACAATAAGAACAATACCCCAAACAACCAGAAGATATAGGAATTATCCCAACAATCTTATTCTTCCTAACTCTAGGAAGATTTATTTTATTATCAGATGATTTTCCCAAAATCTCTACAACATTATCATTTATTGTCTCTTCTATAACAGAAACAATCTCCTTGATATTATGAGTAGAAATCAGACTAGCTTCTGGAACTATCTCTCTTATCTCAGGAATAATACTTTTAGTTATACACCCAGCAACAATAAATTTCTTATTTTTTAATTCACTCAATTTCCTTATTTTCTTTAAAGCATTAGTATTATTTTTTACAGTGCATATGTTGATAATAATAACAAAAGCATCTTCAGGACTATTAACTATCTCAAACTCGTGTTCAGCCAATAAACCCTTCATTATCTCTGATTCTGAAAAGTTTATTGAACATCCTGACGTATCAAAATATACTTTTACCACATTAATAAAAAACAAACACCCATTTAAAAAGGTATTCGTTAAATTTATAAGCAATTCTTTGTTTTTCTCAAATTAGAAATGACAATTTTGTATATTTTATTACACAAACCTCAAACAATTGATGAATTTGTCCAGGAAGTACAAAGAAAAGGATACACATCAGTAGATATAGTCATAGCACAAAACGGAAAAAACAATTTAAAGAGTATACACGGAGATTTCTTTGAAGCACATTATACAGTCAGGCTTGAATCAGGCAAAATAAGATTAAAACTAGCTACATATGATGCAACATCAAATACATTTAATGGTGAGAAAAATGTTGAGGCCATCCACGAAATTAAAGAAAAAGAAGCATTAATAGCATCCCTGATGTATTCTGAAAGTGTTGCATATAGATTACAACAAAAAGATTTAGAAACAACAATTAATGGAAAACCAATAGAAAATGCCAGAAATAGATCTAATCAATGTAGACAACAAATAGAAAAACTAGACAAACTAATAATAAGAAACAAGTATCAAGGAGACCTATTCAAATAAATCAATAATCTTTTAAATAAAAGAAACTATTTCTTCAATTATGTCGCGCTTCGGATGGGTTGTTCACAAAGTTATTGAAAAATCAGATATAGTTCTGGAAGTATTAGATGCAAGATTCATAGACGAAACAAGAAACAAAGAACTTGAATATAAGATTAAGAATAGGAATAAGAAACTGATTCATGTAATAAACAAATGCGATTTTGTAAATAAAAAACACCTCGATAAAATAAAAAAAGACCTAGAAAACTGTGTTTTTATTTCTGCGACAAAACATCTAGGAACTACATTATTAAAACAAAAAATAACACTGCTGGCCAAACAAAAAAAAATAAAAGAACCAATAATCGGTGTAATTGGTTATCCTAATGTTGGAAAAAGTTCTCTAATAAACGCATTAAAAGGAAAACATTCAGCAAGAACATCATCAGAAGCAGGATACACAAAAGGAAAGCAGCTTCTAAGAATAAGTAAAGACATGATGATGATTGATACACCTGGAGTTATTCCAAGAGACAAAAACAAAGACCTAGATTTAGTACTAGTTGGAGCAAAAAACCCAACAACAATAAAAGATCCTGATTTAGCAGTTATAAAACTAATAATAAAAAATCCAAAACTCATAGAATCATACTATGATGTAGTACCAGAAAGAAACATAGAAAAAACAATAGAAAAACTAGCATTAAAACTGAATTTTAAGATAAAAGGAAATCTGCCTGATGTAGAAAGAACCTCAAGGAAAATATTAAGAGACTGGCAGTCAGGCAAAATAAAGAAATGATTCTAAAAATATACAATACAT belongs to Candidatus Woesearchaeota archaeon B3_Woes and includes:
- a CDS encoding nucleotidyltransferase codes for the protein MKAIILAGGLGERLRPLTDNIPKPLLSVKGKPIVQHAIENFKKHGIKNIVLSVGYRADKIKEYFGDGSKFGVKISYCVEDDPLGTGGAIKKASKNIKKTFIAINGDNIADFDWTAILKAHKKKEARITMTLYPVEDVTRYGIAELDDSRIINFIEKPTKEEAPSNLNNAGGYVMEPESLEILPSGKSSIERDCFEKFCGKYGSVYAFSHQGYWFPTDDIEKYKKAEKEL
- a CDS encoding GTPase, with protein sequence MSRFGWVVHKVIEKSDIVLEVLDARFIDETRNKELEYKIKNRNKKLIHVINKCDFVNKKHLDKIKKDLENCVFISATKHLGTTLLKQKITLLAKQKKIKEPIIGVIGYPNVGKSSLINALKGKHSARTSSEAGYTKGKQLLRISKDMMMIDTPGVIPRDKNKDLDLVLVGAKNPTTIKDPDLAVIKLIIKNPKLIESYYDVVPERNIEKTIEKLALKLNFKIKGNLPDVERTSRKILRDWQSGKIKK
- the manB gene encoding phosphomannomutase/phosphoglucomutase (converts mannose-6-phosphate to mannose-1-phosphate; the resulting product is then converted to GDP-mannose by ManC which is then used in the synthesis of mannose-containing glycoconjugates that are important for mediating entry into host cells); amino-acid sequence: MLKDIFKAYDIRGVYGKDLTEDVAYKIGRGLVEFIGKPKIVVGRDMRSSSNPLFDSVAKGINEQGGDVIDIGLCSTPMFYFAVNFLKADGGVMVTASHNPSEYNGFKFTKEKAIPLTYNEGIGQIEMAVISNEFENPLRFGEIIERDIMKEYIHFILNVVQEMPKLKIVVDTSNGMGGLTVPKVFENLDVDIVYVNKELDGNFPNHEANPLKHEMYKQLVKAVKKNKADFGAMFDGDGDRIGFVDAKGHVIGGDIITALISKTFNHESILYDLRSTWAVKEAIAENRNKPVIHRVGHSFIKGSMRQDNIAFGGELSGHYYYRDHFFTESTIFTLVKIAQLIEREHMPLSELVKPLQRYFQSGEINSEVSDKKAKMEELEKKYRDGKISKLDGVMVEFDDWWFNVRPSNTEPLLRLNLEAKTKRLMKKKTKEVLKIIRK
- a CDS encoding 2-methylthioadenine synthetase, whose translation is MLINLTNTFLNGCLFFINVVKVYFDTSGCSINFSESEIMKGLLAEHEFEIVNSPEDAFVIIINICTVKNNTNALKKIRKLSELKNKKFIVAGCITKSIIPEIREIVPEASLISTHNIKEIVSVIEETINDNVVEILGKSSDNKINLPRVRKNKIVGIIPISSGCLGYCSYCSVKLIKGDLKSYPIEMIIKEINTALNDGCKEIWLTSQDTGAYGKDINSSLVELLKEIVKIDRGFMIRVGMMNPDHVIRMLDDLIEVYKNPKIFKFIHIPVQSGNNEILQLMKRKYFVGDFKKIVNRFRESFEHITISTDIIVGFPTETKEQFQDSLNLVEEIKPDVINISRFNPRPGTDAAKMEQLSGEDIKNRSRLLTSVFDWVGFSVNKKWSKWGGSVLIDEKGKKGTFMGRNFAYKPIVIEGEFKLGNKVRVQIIDITKHYLVGEVLD